One genomic segment of Salinigranum rubrum includes these proteins:
- the cas1 gene encoding CRISPR-associated endonuclease Cas1, translated as MKEPEPLHEADTLYIKRQGTLVGTTDNRITVRDVDGEDGLLDSFPVEHVRTINVFGGVAFTTGFTSVAHDHRITLNYFSKTGTFRGRFLPHRNTVAAVRRAQYAFGDDDALNLACELIQAKIENAIGFLRSKSVAAPQTIYDALAMTEGPQTQDSLRGAEGMAARAYFDALSDVFIDGWQMEGRSTRPPEDHLNSLLSLTYVFLTNEVEAALHTRNLDPHLGVFHADRHGRPSLALDLIEEFRHPFGDRLVSRLVNQRILTHDSFNTNNRLSEDGFEKFLEKYDQFMSEAQTHPAFEYSVSRRQVIRLQATLLRKRLVGELDDYHPYLPYK; from the coding sequence ATGAAGGAGCCAGAACCGCTACATGAGGCAGACACCCTCTACATCAAACGACAAGGGACGTTGGTCGGCACGACAGACAACCGCATCACTGTCAGAGATGTTGACGGAGAGGATGGGTTACTCGATTCATTCCCCGTTGAACACGTCAGGACGATCAATGTGTTTGGTGGAGTTGCGTTCACGACGGGATTCACGAGCGTTGCACATGACCACCGAATCACGCTTAATTACTTTTCGAAGACAGGTACGTTCCGAGGCCGGTTTCTGCCTCATCGCAACACTGTCGCTGCCGTCCGACGGGCACAGTATGCCTTCGGTGATGATGACGCCCTCAATTTGGCCTGCGAGCTGATTCAGGCAAAGATAGAGAACGCAATTGGATTTCTCCGCTCGAAATCAGTTGCAGCGCCACAAACGATATACGATGCCCTCGCGATGACCGAAGGTCCCCAAACACAAGACAGCCTTCGTGGCGCTGAAGGGATGGCTGCAAGAGCATACTTCGATGCACTCTCTGACGTCTTTATTGATGGGTGGCAAATGGAGGGGCGGTCGACGAGGCCGCCAGAAGACCATCTCAATTCACTCCTCTCACTCACCTATGTGTTCCTCACGAACGAGGTCGAAGCGGCGCTTCACACCAGAAATCTCGACCCGCATCTCGGTGTCTTCCACGCCGATCGTCATGGGAGGCCGTCACTTGCTCTTGACCTTATCGAGGAGTTCCGCCACCCCTTCGGTGATCGGCTTGTCTCTCGACTGGTAAACCAACGGATACTGACACACGACTCGTTCAATACCAACAATCGCTTATCAGAAGACGGGTTCGAAAAATTTCTCGAAAAGTATGATCAGTTCATGTCCGAAGCCCAAACCCATCCAGCGTTTGAGTATAGTGTCAGCCGACGGCAAGTGATTCGGCTTCAGGCAACGCTCCTCCGAAAGCGACTGGTCGGTGAACTTGACGACTATCACCCATATCTCCCATATAAATGA
- the cas2 gene encoding CRISPR-associated endonuclease Cas2 produces the protein MSQNHFVIVYDSDEDSARRKVRSAIRAFGGWKQYSVFECLLSETEQAELFARLDQVVAQAEGDTRIRCYKLSAAEGSIHTIPEEAETDDGANNII, from the coding sequence ATGAGTCAGAACCACTTCGTCATCGTGTATGACTCGGACGAGGATTCAGCTCGACGAAAAGTCCGGAGCGCCATCCGTGCATTCGGCGGCTGGAAGCAGTATAGCGTGTTTGAGTGTCTATTGAGCGAGACAGAACAAGCGGAACTATTCGCCCGACTCGACCAAGTCGTCGCACAAGCGGAGGGAGATACGAGGATCAGATGCTACAAACTGTCAGCGGCAGAGGGGAGTATACACACCATTCCAGAAGAAGCCGAGACTGATGATGGCGCCAATAACATTATATAA
- a CDS encoding DUF7845 domain-containing protein, with translation MTDVDDFFEQLDSATAVTTNSDDSVESTVEQPDADADRQDSGTDGLNVEASPRTVTVSSASRYAARCRFCRRRFETTRDALAHEGMCESEPVAHCLYCKHPHVRRADPTQHFNGCEEYEAAQRAAGECDEDPDLEEEPITRQFIIPQPHEFHAYLKWDCSHLANPLRSYFGLRSLQGEHDFEEHGRLRAATEIDGKEWAVEFGFKGSGIAPRDDPGFRLDEVREYLVYVYPKSYSSWSDAASEGRKRAYFRISPRWPDIETVEGSRSMSNPCNIEGYDVEMEGSNWEFEQYPHVLQAALASLAERQGFRFNSPTPIHPEDFAPGDTHPSSNIVDAELYVRVAKGTTGRVIAFDGVLHRVSLLLSGDREGYAKTVRDDRECPGYYHTATIDSMRAHELIGGHSLAKEFKHYHVRNPDAVAGTALENPKIGVSFQNSIHDDTLYWDDRDQLVRELDEALLNVLEWSDIPTRPDSQYFVADDYFEVTGSGRWRKILRYRLPRIEQKQDDLLFCAASRMNSTDAALVDSLLTDGGATSPKKLARTIGVHLDTVYASIKRLSPLVEHTYGDVQLASKYIAQEVTGYIDSVKESINKGLEGALDALFRAETHGKREDPWTRWLDQYGGNVRRVEGADPDRLEVGFTPSTLDEAKRLLRSGAQRWAEVTGEPLRRFGFEFAPVVKLVDGTRYAPERFADALGKPG, from the coding sequence GTGACGGACGTCGACGACTTCTTCGAGCAACTTGATTCGGCCACGGCCGTCACCACCAATAGTGACGATTCCGTCGAATCCACCGTTGAGCAGCCCGACGCGGATGCTGATAGACAGGACTCGGGTACAGACGGGCTCAACGTAGAGGCGAGTCCGAGGACGGTTACCGTATCGTCAGCGTCTCGCTACGCTGCACGGTGTCGGTTCTGTCGTCGTCGGTTCGAGACGACAAGGGACGCGCTGGCTCACGAGGGTATGTGTGAGTCCGAGCCAGTCGCCCACTGTTTGTACTGCAAGCACCCTCACGTCCGTCGTGCGGATCCGACACAGCACTTCAACGGATGCGAGGAGTACGAGGCCGCACAGAGGGCCGCAGGCGAGTGTGACGAGGACCCCGATCTCGAGGAGGAACCGATCACGAGGCAGTTCATTATTCCACAGCCTCACGAGTTCCACGCGTACCTGAAGTGGGATTGCTCACACCTCGCTAACCCGCTCCGGTCGTACTTCGGCCTCCGATCACTCCAGGGGGAACACGACTTCGAGGAGCACGGCCGTCTCCGTGCAGCCACAGAGATCGACGGGAAAGAGTGGGCCGTCGAGTTTGGGTTCAAAGGATCCGGGATCGCTCCTCGCGATGACCCTGGCTTCCGCCTTGACGAGGTCCGTGAGTACCTCGTCTATGTGTACCCGAAGTCGTACTCGTCGTGGTCGGATGCTGCGAGTGAGGGACGCAAACGGGCGTACTTTCGGATTTCCCCGAGGTGGCCCGACATCGAGACTGTCGAGGGATCGCGATCGATGTCGAACCCATGCAACATCGAGGGCTACGATGTCGAGATGGAGGGATCCAACTGGGAGTTCGAGCAGTATCCGCACGTGCTACAGGCGGCTCTCGCGTCTCTCGCTGAACGGCAGGGATTCCGCTTCAATAGTCCGACACCAATCCATCCCGAGGACTTCGCTCCTGGCGACACCCACCCGTCGTCAAATATCGTCGACGCCGAGCTGTACGTCCGCGTCGCGAAGGGAACGACTGGACGTGTAATCGCCTTCGACGGAGTCCTGCATCGGGTTTCGTTGCTCCTCTCCGGCGACCGCGAGGGGTACGCAAAGACGGTTCGTGACGACCGTGAATGCCCCGGCTATTACCACACGGCGACGATCGATTCGATGCGAGCGCACGAACTCATCGGCGGTCACAGCCTCGCGAAGGAGTTCAAACACTACCACGTGCGAAATCCGGATGCCGTAGCGGGTACGGCACTCGAGAACCCCAAGATCGGCGTCTCGTTCCAGAACTCAATTCACGACGACACGCTCTACTGGGACGACCGCGACCAGCTGGTCCGAGAGCTCGACGAGGCACTGCTGAACGTCCTGGAGTGGTCGGACATTCCCACGCGACCAGACTCCCAGTACTTCGTCGCTGACGACTATTTCGAGGTGACCGGATCAGGACGATGGCGGAAGATTCTCCGATACCGACTGCCACGCATCGAGCAGAAACAGGATGACCTTTTGTTCTGTGCCGCGAGTCGGATGAACTCGACGGACGCAGCACTCGTCGACTCCCTCCTTACTGACGGAGGGGCAACCTCTCCGAAGAAGCTCGCGCGAACCATCGGCGTTCACCTCGACACCGTATACGCCTCGATAAAGCGGCTCTCACCGCTGGTCGAGCACACGTATGGCGACGTGCAACTCGCCTCGAAATACATCGCACAGGAAGTAACCGGGTACATCGACTCGGTTAAAGAGAGTATCAACAAGGGCCTCGAAGGAGCGCTCGATGCCCTGTTCCGAGCTGAGACCCACGGCAAGCGGGAGGACCCGTGGACGCGCTGGCTCGACCAGTACGGGGGGAACGTCCGTCGGGTCGAGGGTGCAGACCCCGACCGACTGGAGGTGGGATTCACCCCGTCGACTCTCGACGAAGCCAAGCGCCTCCTTCGATCGGGGGCACAGCGGTGGGCAGAGGTTACCGGCGAACCGCTACGCCGGTTCGGATTCGAGTTTGCACCGGTCGTGAAACTCGTCGACGGGACGAGATACGCCCCCGAGCGCTTCGCTGACGCGCTCGGAAAGCCCGGATAG
- the secY gene encoding preprotein translocase subunit SecY encodes MGWKEAAEPVLTRMPSVTRPEGHVPFRRKLGWTAGILVLYFFLTNVTLFGLATGSEDFFGQFRSILAGSQGSILQLGIGPIVTASIVLQLLGGADLLGLDTSDPRDQILYQGLQKLLVVVMICLTGLPMVFAGNFLPADPAVAQSLGVGSNGVKTLIFAQIAVGGILILFMDEVVSKWGVGSGVGLFIIAGVSQQLVAGLFSWEALGRTSGFFPTWFGIITGSAELPSLLTAEGLQALFLGQGQILALITTLLIFGIVVYAESVRVEIPLSHARVKGARGRFPVKLIYASVLPMILVRALQANIQFLGRILNTQLGSLPAWLGQYNSNGQVTGGLFYFLAPIQSRADWMWFLGLTSNEPWEIMLRILVDLTFMIIGGAIFAIFWVETTGMGPESTARQIQNSGMQIPGFRRNPQVIEKVMERYIPQVTVIGGALVGLLAVMANMLGTIGQVSGTGLLLTVSITYKLYEEIAEEQLMEMHPMMRQMFGGGN; translated from the coding sequence ATGGGATGGAAGGAGGCCGCCGAACCGGTGCTGACACGAATGCCCTCGGTCACCCGCCCGGAGGGGCACGTGCCCTTCCGCCGCAAGCTCGGGTGGACCGCGGGCATCCTCGTCCTGTATTTCTTCCTGACGAACGTCACCCTGTTCGGGCTCGCGACGGGCTCGGAGGACTTCTTCGGGCAGTTCCGCTCGATCCTGGCGGGGTCGCAGGGGTCGATCCTCCAGCTGGGGATCGGGCCCATCGTCACGGCGAGCATCGTGCTGCAACTGCTCGGCGGGGCCGACCTGCTCGGCCTCGACACGTCGGACCCGCGTGATCAGATCCTCTACCAGGGGCTGCAGAAGCTGCTGGTGGTCGTGATGATCTGTCTGACCGGCCTCCCGATGGTGTTCGCGGGGAACTTCCTCCCCGCCGACCCCGCAGTCGCGCAGTCGCTCGGCGTCGGTTCCAACGGCGTGAAGACGCTCATCTTCGCGCAGATCGCCGTCGGCGGCATCCTCATCCTGTTCATGGACGAGGTCGTCTCGAAGTGGGGTGTCGGCTCCGGTGTCGGGCTGTTCATCATCGCCGGCGTCAGCCAGCAGCTCGTCGCCGGCCTGTTCAGCTGGGAGGCGCTCGGCCGCACGTCGGGCTTCTTCCCCACCTGGTTCGGCATCATCACCGGCTCCGCCGAACTGCCGTCGCTTTTGACCGCCGAGGGCCTGCAGGCGCTGTTCCTCGGACAGGGACAGATCCTCGCGCTCATCACGACGCTGCTCATCTTCGGTATCGTCGTGTACGCCGAGTCCGTCCGCGTCGAAATCCCGCTCTCGCACGCCCGCGTGAAGGGTGCCCGCGGTCGGTTCCCGGTGAAGCTCATCTACGCGAGCGTCCTGCCGATGATCCTCGTTCGCGCGCTGCAGGCGAACATCCAGTTCCTCGGCCGGATCCTCAACACACAGCTCGGGAGCCTGCCGGCGTGGCTCGGGCAGTACAACTCCAACGGACAGGTCACCGGCGGCCTGTTCTACTTCCTCGCGCCCATCCAGAGCCGCGCGGACTGGATGTGGTTCCTCGGGCTCACGTCCAACGAACCCTGGGAGATCATGCTTCGGATCCTGGTGGACCTGACGTTCATGATCATCGGCGGCGCGATATTCGCCATCTTCTGGGTCGAGACGACGGGGATGGGCCCCGAGTCGACGGCCCGGCAGATCCAGAACTCCGGGATGCAGATCCCCGGCTTCCGCCGCAACCCACAGGTCATCGAGAAGGTCATGGAGCGGTACATCCCGCAGGTGACGGTCATCGGCGGGGCCCTGGTGGGTCTCCTGGCCGTGATGGCCAACATGCTCGGCACCATCGGACAGGTTTCGGGCACCGGCTTGCTGCTCACGGTCTCCATCACGTACAAGTTGTACGAGGAGATCGCGGAGGAGCAGTTGATGGAGATGCACCCGATGATGCGCCAGATGTTCGGCGGCGGTAACTGA
- a CDS encoding uL15m family ribosomal protein → MTSKKRRQRGSRTHGGGTHKNRRGAGHRGGRGRAGRAKHEFHNYEPLGKHGFTRPEETKDTVVEVRVQKLDEDAALLAAEGAAEADGDAYHLDARDIAEDGHDVDVVKVLGGGQVRNELHVVADAFTSGARELIEEAGGSVELTERAQEAAADAEDETADETENASDDEANGE, encoded by the coding sequence ATGACGTCGAAGAAACGACGCCAGCGCGGCTCCCGGACGCACGGCGGCGGCACCCACAAGAACCGGCGCGGCGCCGGCCACCGTGGTGGTCGCGGTCGTGCGGGTCGAGCCAAACACGAGTTCCACAACTACGAACCGCTCGGCAAACACGGCTTCACGCGGCCCGAGGAGACGAAGGACACCGTCGTCGAGGTGCGCGTCCAGAAGCTCGACGAGGACGCGGCGCTCCTCGCTGCGGAGGGCGCCGCCGAAGCCGACGGCGACGCGTACCACCTCGACGCACGCGACATCGCCGAGGACGGTCACGATGTCGACGTCGTGAAGGTGCTCGGTGGCGGGCAGGTCCGCAACGAACTGCACGTCGTCGCCGACGCCTTCACGAGCGGGGCACGCGAGCTCATCGAGGAGGCCGGCGGGAGCGTCGAACTCACCGAGCGCGCACAGGAGGCAGCGGCCGACGCCGAAGACGAGACCGCGGACGAAACCGAAAACGCTTCGGACGACGAGGCGAACGGAGAGTAA
- a CDS encoding 50S ribosomal protein L30, giving the protein MQAVVQVRGEVDMSSGVRDTMKMLNLHGVNHCTFVPEKDTYRGMITKVNDWVAHGEPSVEVVETLLHKRVEPIEGDDDVDEAWLADNTDYDDFASLAEALVDEETTLREQGLSPVLRLHPPRGGHKGLKHAAPEGGQLGKHSTQQIDDLLEAMR; this is encoded by the coding sequence ATGCAGGCCGTCGTCCAGGTTCGCGGCGAGGTCGACATGAGTTCGGGCGTCCGCGACACGATGAAGATGCTCAACCTCCACGGGGTCAACCACTGCACGTTCGTCCCCGAGAAGGACACCTACCGCGGGATGATCACGAAGGTGAACGACTGGGTGGCACACGGTGAGCCCTCGGTCGAAGTAGTCGAGACGCTCCTCCACAAGCGCGTCGAGCCCATCGAAGGCGACGACGACGTCGACGAGGCGTGGCTCGCGGACAACACCGACTACGACGACTTCGCCTCCCTCGCCGAGGCGCTCGTCGACGAGGAGACGACCCTGCGCGAGCAGGGCCTCTCGCCCGTCCTCCGCCTGCACCCCCCGCGCGGGGGCCACAAAGGCCTGAAGCACGCCGCCCCCGAGGGTGGACAGCTCGGCAAGCACTCGACGCAGCAGATCGACGACCTCCTGGAGGCGATGCGATGA
- a CDS encoding 30S ribosomal protein S5 has product MSRSNNGWEPRTRLGRMVQDGDVTSMDQALESGLPLKEPEIVDQLLPGLDDDVLDINMVQRMTDSGRRVKFRCVVAVGNRDGYLGYAEGRDDQVGGAIQKAIEVAKLNIIKVDRGSGSWEDRAGGTHSLTRKAEGKAGSVTVEIIPAPRGLGLAASETTRSILELAGVQDAWTKSHGNTRTTVNLAKATYNALRNASQSRTPRRARQVQIEADGEVSE; this is encoded by the coding sequence ATGAGTAGAAGCAACAACGGATGGGAGCCGCGCACGCGGCTCGGCCGTATGGTACAGGACGGCGACGTCACATCGATGGACCAGGCTCTCGAGTCGGGCCTCCCGCTCAAGGAGCCCGAGATCGTCGACCAGCTCCTGCCCGGACTGGACGACGACGTGCTCGACATCAACATGGTCCAGCGCATGACCGACTCCGGCCGCCGGGTGAAGTTCCGGTGCGTCGTCGCCGTCGGGAACAGAGACGGCTACCTCGGCTACGCCGAGGGCCGTGACGACCAGGTCGGTGGCGCGATTCAGAAGGCCATCGAGGTGGCGAAGCTGAACATCATCAAGGTCGACCGCGGCTCGGGGTCGTGGGAGGACCGCGCCGGCGGCACCCACTCGCTGACCCGGAAGGCCGAAGGAAAGGCCGGCTCGGTGACCGTCGAGATCATCCCCGCCCCGCGCGGGCTGGGGCTCGCGGCGTCGGAGACGACCCGGAGCATACTCGAACTCGCCGGCGTGCAGGACGCGTGGACGAAGTCCCACGGCAACACTCGGACCACGGTGAACCTCGCGAAGGCGACGTACAACGCGCTGCGCAACGCGTCGCAGTCGCGCACGCCGCGCCGCGCTCGCCAGGTGCAGATCGAAGCCGACGGGGAGGTGTCCGAATGA
- a CDS encoding 50S ribosomal protein L18, protein MATGPRYRVPMRRRRESRTDYHQRLRLLKSGKPRLVARVSNKHVRAQLVTPGPQGDETHVSASSEDLADYGWEAPTGNLPSAYLTGYLVGLRARDAGLDEAVLDIGLNTATPGNKVFAVQEGAIDAGLDIPHNESVLADWSRNRGEHIAEYAEGLDEPLYSGAFDATELPGHFDEVLERLQEDA, encoded by the coding sequence ATGGCGACAGGACCACGGTACAGAGTGCCGATGCGGCGTCGCCGCGAGTCCCGGACCGACTACCATCAGAGGTTGCGCCTGCTGAAATCAGGCAAGCCACGGCTTGTCGCTCGCGTGAGCAACAAGCACGTCAGGGCGCAGCTGGTCACCCCGGGACCGCAGGGCGACGAGACACACGTGAGCGCTTCGAGCGAGGACCTCGCCGACTACGGCTGGGAGGCCCCCACGGGGAACCTCCCGAGCGCCTACCTCACGGGCTACCTCGTGGGCCTCCGGGCCCGCGATGCCGGCCTCGACGAGGCGGTGCTCGACATCGGCCTGAACACGGCGACCCCTGGCAACAAGGTGTTCGCGGTACAGGAAGGTGCAATCGACGCCGGGCTCGACATCCCGCACAACGAGAGCGTGCTGGCGGACTGGTCGCGTAACCGCGGCGAGCACATCGCCGAGTACGCCGAGGGGCTCGACGAGCCGCTCTACAGCGGGGCGTTCGACGCCACGGAACTGCCCGGGCACTTCGACGAGGTGCTCGAGCGACTTCAGGAGGACGCATGA
- a CDS encoding 50S ribosomal protein L19e — MTDLKAQRRMAADVLDVGKDRIWMDPEEQADIADAITREDVRDLVDQGTIRVKDAKGNSKGRARERKAKRDYGHRKGAGSRKGKAGARQNKKKAWISRIRAQRKRLRDLRDDGPLSASEYRTLYNKASGGEFDSVDRLETYIETHYGHEVK; from the coding sequence ATGACGGATCTGAAAGCCCAGCGACGCATGGCCGCCGACGTCCTCGACGTCGGCAAGGACCGCATCTGGATGGACCCCGAGGAGCAGGCCGACATCGCGGACGCCATCACGCGCGAGGACGTCCGTGACCTGGTCGACCAGGGAACCATCCGCGTCAAGGACGCGAAGGGCAACTCGAAGGGTCGCGCACGCGAGCGGAAAGCCAAGCGCGACTACGGCCACCGCAAGGGGGCCGGTTCCCGGAAAGGGAAGGCGGGTGCCCGTCAGAACAAGAAGAAGGCATGGATCAGCCGGATCCGCGCACAGCGGAAGCGACTCCGCGACCTGCGCGACGACGGCCCGCTGTCGGCAAGCGAGTACCGCACGCTGTACAACAAGGCGAGCGGTGGCGAGTTCGACAGCGTCGACCGGCTCGAAACGTACATCGAGACACACTACGGACACGAGGTGAAATAA
- a CDS encoding 50S ribosomal protein L32e, with amino-acid sequence MSADDTEEPQELEDISGVGPSKAEALREAGYESVEDVKAASQSELSDVDGIGNALAARIKADVGGLEVSEETDAEVEDETEEEVEAAEDEDVPTKTVARGHADKTPELDEETEQALVQKHREGKPQFKRQDHHMKKRTPESWRRPRGNLSKQRRGIKGKGDTVQAGFRSPKAARGLHPSGFEEVRVHNTDDLEGVDGDTQAVRIASSVGARKRERIEDECEDREIRVLNPTYIEVEAEGDE; translated from the coding sequence ATGTCCGCTGACGACACGGAAGAACCACAGGAACTCGAAGACATCAGCGGCGTCGGCCCGTCGAAGGCCGAGGCGCTCCGCGAGGCCGGCTACGAGTCGGTCGAGGACGTGAAGGCCGCGAGCCAGTCCGAACTCTCGGACGTCGACGGCATCGGCAACGCGCTCGCCGCGCGTATCAAGGCCGACGTCGGCGGTCTCGAAGTCTCCGAAGAGACCGACGCGGAAGTCGAAGACGAGACCGAAGAGGAGGTCGAAGCGGCCGAGGACGAGGACGTCCCGACGAAGACGGTCGCCCGCGGGCACGCCGACAAGACGCCCGAACTGGACGAGGAGACCGAGCAGGCCTTGGTCCAGAAACACCGCGAGGGCAAGCCGCAGTTCAAGCGGCAGGACCACCACATGAAGAAGCGGACGCCCGAGTCCTGGCGGCGTCCCCGCGGCAACCTCTCGAAGCAGCGTCGCGGCATCAAGGGCAAGGGCGACACGGTTCAGGCGGGCTTCCGCTCGCCGAAGGCCGCCCGTGGCCTGCACCCCTCCGGTTTCGAGGAGGTCCGCGTCCACAACACCGACGACCTGGAGGGTGTCGACGGCGACACCCAGGCCGTCCGCATCGCCTCCTCGGTGGGCGCCCGCAAGCGCGAGCGCATCGAAGACGAGTGCGAGGACCGCGAGATTCGCGTCCTCAACCCGACCTACATCGAGGTCGAAGCGGAGGGAGACGAATGA
- a CDS encoding 50S ribosomal protein L6 codes for MTRIELDIPDDVSAEMDHLTLTVEGPEGSVSRRLWYPDISVEVEDGAVVIESSEEDAKTTATAGTFESHVRNMFHGVTAGWEYKMEVFYAHFPMQVSVDGDHVVIENFLGEKAPRRAKIRGDTDVQIDGEEVILTGPNKEDVGQTAADIEQLTRVKDKDTRVFQDGVYITEKPQKAGGA; via the coding sequence ATGACACGAATAGAACTCGACATCCCCGACGACGTCTCCGCCGAGATGGACCACCTCACGCTCACCGTCGAGGGACCGGAAGGGAGCGTCTCGCGACGCCTCTGGTACCCCGACATCAGCGTCGAGGTCGAAGACGGCGCGGTCGTCATCGAATCGTCGGAGGAAGACGCGAAGACCACCGCGACCGCGGGCACGTTCGAGAGCCACGTGCGGAACATGTTCCACGGCGTCACCGCGGGGTGGGAGTACAAGATGGAAGTCTTCTACGCCCACTTCCCGATGCAGGTCTCCGTCGACGGTGACCACGTGGTCATCGAGAACTTCCTCGGCGAGAAGGCACCGCGCCGCGCGAAGATCCGCGGCGACACCGACGTACAGATCGACGGCGAGGAGGTCATCCTCACCGGTCCGAACAAGGAGGACGTCGGCCAGACGGCGGCCGACATCGAACAGCTCACCCGTGTGAAGGACAAGGACACGCGCGTGTTCCAAGACGGCGTCTACATCACGGAGAAGCCACAGAAGGCAGGAGGTGCCTAG
- a CDS encoding 30S ribosomal protein S8: MADNDPLSNALSGVNNAESVGHLSHTVQPASNVIGSVLEVFYDRGYIDGFEFVDDGKAGNFEVELKGAINKCGAVKPRYETGADEYEKWEKRYLPARDYGTLIVSTSHGVMSHYEAREEGLGGQVIAYVY, translated from the coding sequence ATGGCGGACAACGATCCACTCAGCAACGCGCTCTCCGGCGTGAACAACGCCGAGAGCGTCGGCCATCTGAGCCACACGGTACAGCCCGCCTCGAACGTCATCGGCTCCGTCCTCGAGGTCTTCTACGACCGCGGGTACATCGACGGCTTCGAGTTCGTCGACGACGGCAAGGCCGGTAACTTCGAGGTCGAACTGAAAGGCGCGATCAACAAGTGTGGCGCCGTGAAGCCCCGGTACGAGACCGGAGCCGACGAGTACGAGAAGTGGGAGAAGCGGTATCTCCCTGCCCGCGACTACGGGACGCTCATCGTCTCGACGAGCCACGGCGTCATGAGCCACTACGAGGCCCGCGAGGAGGGCCTCGGTGGCCAGGTGATCGCGTACGTCTACTGA
- a CDS encoding 30S ribosomal protein S14 has translation MSESETETGEHASRRTGIERECRRCERKQGLVGKYDIFLCRQCFREVARNIGFKKYR, from the coding sequence ATGAGCGAAAGCGAGACAGAGACGGGCGAGCACGCCTCCCGACGCACCGGCATCGAGCGCGAGTGCCGTCGGTGCGAACGGAAGCAGGGTCTGGTCGGGAAGTACGACATCTTCCTCTGCCGGCAGTGCTTCCGCGAGGTCGCCCGCAACATCGGATTCAAGAAGTATCGATAA
- a CDS encoding 50S ribosomal protein L5 produces the protein MSSDSESGFHEMRQPSVEKVVVHMGVGTGGRELANAEEILGEVAGQEPVRTQSKRASQDFGVRRGEPVGAKVTLRGAAAEEFLETALPLTDLSSTQFDEYGNFSFGVAEHTEFPSQEYDPNIGIYGLDVTVNLVRPGYRVRKRDKAASSIPSRHKLTPEDAIAFVEREFGVDVEVTEE, from the coding sequence ATGTCGTCGGATTCCGAGTCGGGATTCCACGAGATGCGACAGCCCTCCGTCGAGAAGGTCGTCGTCCACATGGGCGTCGGCACCGGCGGCCGGGAACTCGCGAACGCCGAGGAGATCCTCGGCGAGGTCGCGGGTCAGGAGCCGGTTCGGACGCAGTCGAAGCGCGCGAGCCAGGACTTCGGCGTCCGTCGGGGCGAACCCGTCGGCGCGAAGGTCACGCTCAGAGGCGCGGCCGCCGAGGAGTTCCTCGAGACGGCGCTGCCGCTGACCGACCTCTCGTCCACGCAGTTCGACGAGTACGGGAACTTCAGCTTCGGCGTCGCCGAGCACACCGAGTTCCCGAGCCAGGAGTACGACCCGAACATCGGGATCTACGGGCTGGACGTGACGGTCAACCTCGTCCGCCCCGGCTACCGCGTGCGCAAGCGCGACAAGGCAGCCAGTTCCATCCCGTCGCGCCACAAGCTCACGCCCGAGGACGCCATCGCGTTCGTCGAGCGGGAGTTCGGCGTCGACGTGGAGGTGACCGAAGAATGA